One part of the Sphingopyxis sp. TUF1 genome encodes these proteins:
- the rnd gene encoding ribonuclease D gives MQVHPLIDTNAALIEFCDLVKGSDFIAVDTEFMRENTFWPELCLIQIADRNHAAAIDPMAQGIDLQPLLDLLVGNEDMLKVFHAGGQDVEIIFNLTGKTPHPIFDTQIGQMALGQAEQVGYSNLVEAWLGLQLDKGARFTDWSRRPLDTRQIDYAIGDVTHLAKIFPMMLDKLIKTGRGHWLDEEMEKLADPANYSVDPENAWQRIKIPSRKPEVLGRLRALAAWREREARNKNLPRGRIVKDETLADLAAHPPKDQEGLGRVRGLSATWKSNDIGARLMDALTHAKPLGKDDMPDRAPRGPGLGKEGALVADLLKLLLKIRARELNVAARLIARSDELEALAAGARTGISMMEGWRYEVFGHAAVDLVEGRMGFAVKNGKLVMSEIDAATVEE, from the coding sequence ATGCAAGTCCATCCGTTGATCGATACCAATGCCGCGCTCATCGAATTCTGCGACCTTGTCAAAGGCAGCGATTTCATCGCCGTCGATACCGAATTCATGCGCGAAAACACCTTTTGGCCGGAGCTTTGTCTGATCCAGATTGCCGACCGTAACCATGCGGCGGCGATCGATCCGATGGCGCAGGGGATCGACCTTCAACCCCTGCTCGACCTGCTCGTCGGCAATGAGGATATGCTTAAGGTCTTTCACGCCGGCGGGCAGGATGTCGAAATCATCTTCAACCTGACCGGCAAGACGCCGCACCCGATTTTCGACACGCAGATTGGTCAGATGGCGCTCGGCCAGGCCGAACAGGTCGGCTATTCGAACCTCGTCGAAGCGTGGCTAGGGCTTCAACTCGACAAGGGCGCGCGCTTCACCGACTGGAGCCGCCGCCCGCTCGACACGCGGCAGATCGATTATGCGATCGGCGACGTCACGCATCTGGCCAAGATTTTCCCGATGATGCTCGACAAGCTGATCAAGACCGGCCGCGGCCATTGGCTGGACGAGGAAATGGAAAAGCTGGCCGATCCGGCCAATTACAGCGTCGATCCCGAAAATGCGTGGCAGCGGATCAAAATTCCGTCGCGCAAGCCCGAGGTACTTGGCCGCCTGCGCGCGCTCGCGGCGTGGCGCGAACGCGAGGCACGCAACAAGAATTTGCCGCGCGGCCGCATCGTCAAGGACGAAACGCTGGCCGATCTTGCCGCGCACCCGCCGAAGGATCAGGAGGGGCTGGGCCGCGTCCGCGGGCTGTCGGCGACGTGGAAAAGCAATGACATCGGCGCCCGCCTGATGGACGCGCTGACGCACGCCAAGCCGCTGGGCAAGGACGACATGCCCGACCGGGCGCCGCGCGGTCCGGGGCTGGGCAAGGAAGGCGCGCTGGTCGCCGACCTGCTCAAACTGCTCCTGAAAATCCGCGCGCGCGAGCTCAACGTCGCGGCGCGGCTGATCGCACGCAGCGACGAGCTGGAGGCGCTTGCCGCCGGGGCGCGCACCGGCATATCGATGATGGAAGGCTGGCGTTACGAAGTGTTCGGCCACGCCGCGGTCGACCTGGTCGAAGGACGCATGGGTTTTGCCGTCAAGAACGGTAAGCTGGTGATGAGCGAGATCGACGCGGCGACGGTCGAAGAATAA
- a CDS encoding HdaA/DnaA family protein, which yields MAARAPSGQIALPLDWSAGGANDGPLVVGTSNAYAVRYLRHVATWPVRTAVLTGPRGSGRSLMGRLFAADTGGRVIDTHDSVSEEELFHAWNAAQASGSPLLIIADAPPAEWNVALPDLRSRLAAVPVLVIGEPDDCLARDLIEALFAQRGVALAPGVASYIVPRMERSYAMIHRVVAALDAASLEQGRRLGVRLARETLLSQGLIDPDLPERQER from the coding sequence ATGGCGGCGCGGGCACCTTCCGGACAGATTGCGCTGCCGCTCGACTGGAGCGCGGGCGGGGCGAACGACGGCCCGCTCGTTGTCGGCACCAGCAATGCCTATGCGGTGCGTTATCTGCGCCATGTCGCGACCTGGCCCGTCCGCACCGCCGTGCTCACCGGCCCGCGCGGATCGGGGCGCAGCCTGATGGGCCGACTTTTCGCGGCAGACACCGGCGGCCGCGTCATCGACACGCACGACAGCGTGAGCGAGGAAGAGTTGTTCCACGCCTGGAACGCGGCGCAGGCGAGCGGGTCGCCGCTGCTCATCATCGCCGACGCGCCGCCCGCCGAATGGAATGTCGCGCTTCCCGACCTCCGCTCGCGCCTCGCCGCGGTACCGGTGCTCGTCATCGGCGAGCCCGACGATTGCCTCGCGCGCGACCTGATCGAGGCGCTCTTCGCGCAGCGCGGCGTTGCGCTTGCGCCCGGCGTCGCCTCCTATATCGTGCCGCGCATGGAGCGCAGCTATGCCATGATCCACCGCGTCGTCGCGGCGCTCGACGCTGCGTCGCTCGAACAGGGGCGGCGCCTCGGGGTGCGTCTCGCTCGTGAAACATTGCTGTCACAAGGGCTGATCGATCCCGATCTCCCCGAAAGGCAGGAAAGATGA
- a CDS encoding heavy-metal-associated domain-containing protein produces MISAAFPRFAPRLSLGTLQGRDWRWAALLGLFVAILLAGIVDGQITRGNRGITPINSSGDFLAGGIRVDVTGDNADDARTKGWREAQRQGWAQLYRRLNGTDGPALTDSVLDGIVTAIVVEEEQIGPRRYVARLGVQFDRVRAGQILGVSGRTLRSAPLLVIPVYSVDGIQQVFEQRSAWQRAWAEYNTGQSAIDYVRTAGTGADTLLLNTGQIGRRGRVWWRVILDQYGAADVLIPIARVEYAYPGGPIRGHFTARFGPDSKHIASFTMTGPSPAALPDMMEKAVARMDRIYTEALEAGVLRTDPYLVLEKPVEREDLPEETTADDADALPIETDGSVPVAGPAGVQSFTVQYSSPDVESVTATERAVAAAMGVQSASTTSLALGGTSVMRVTFRGDLAALRAALTARGFAVQEGGGQLRISR; encoded by the coding sequence ATGATTTCGGCCGCTTTCCCTCGCTTCGCACCGCGCCTTTCGCTCGGCACCCTGCAAGGCCGCGACTGGCGCTGGGCTGCGCTGCTCGGCCTGTTCGTCGCGATCCTGCTCGCCGGAATCGTCGACGGGCAGATCACGCGCGGCAATCGCGGTATCACGCCGATCAACTCGAGCGGGGATTTTCTCGCAGGCGGTATCCGCGTCGATGTGACCGGCGACAATGCCGACGACGCGCGGACGAAGGGCTGGCGCGAGGCGCAGCGGCAGGGCTGGGCCCAGCTCTATCGCCGCCTTAACGGCACCGACGGCCCGGCGCTCACCGATTCGGTGCTCGACGGCATTGTCACCGCGATCGTCGTCGAGGAGGAACAGATCGGTCCGCGCCGCTACGTCGCCCGGCTTGGCGTGCAGTTCGACCGCGTACGCGCGGGGCAGATTTTGGGCGTCAGCGGGCGCACCCTGCGGTCGGCGCCGCTGCTCGTCATCCCCGTCTATTCGGTTGACGGTATCCAGCAGGTGTTCGAACAGCGCAGCGCATGGCAGCGCGCCTGGGCCGAATATAATACGGGGCAAAGCGCGATCGACTATGTCCGCACCGCCGGCACCGGCGCCGACACGCTGCTGCTCAATACAGGGCAGATCGGCCGCCGCGGCCGGGTGTGGTGGCGGGTGATCCTCGATCAATATGGCGCCGCCGACGTACTGATCCCGATCGCGCGCGTCGAATATGCCTATCCGGGCGGGCCGATCCGCGGCCATTTTACCGCGCGCTTCGGCCCCGACAGCAAGCATATCGCCAGCTTTACCATGACCGGGCCGAGCCCCGCGGCGCTGCCCGACATGATGGAAAAGGCGGTCGCGCGCATGGACCGCATCTATACCGAGGCGCTGGAGGCCGGCGTGCTGCGGACCGACCCCTATCTCGTCCTCGAAAAACCGGTCGAGCGCGAGGATCTGCCCGAAGAAACGACCGCGGACGACGCCGACGCGCTGCCCATCGAAACCGACGGCAGCGTCCCCGTCGCAGGACCGGCGGGCGTCCAAAGCTTCACCGTCCAGTACAGCTCGCCCGACGTCGAATCGGTCACTGCGACCGAGCGCGCCGTTGCCGCCGCGATGGGGGTCCAGTCGGCTTCGACGACCAGTCTCGCACTCGGTGGCACGTCGGTGATGCGCGTGACCTTCCGCGGCGATCTTGCGGCGCTGCGCGCGGCGCTCACGGCGCGTGGCTTTGCCGTACAGGAAGGCGGCGGCCAGCTCCGGATCAGCCGCTGA
- a CDS encoding RNA degradosome polyphosphate kinase yields MTTAGQSLRADNDADTASTPPAFGPERFFNRELSWLAFNRRVMEEARNPAHPLLERLRFLSISGSNLDEFFMVRVAGLKGQQLQGIDDPSADGRSPGQQLAEIEAEVNRLVDQQQSEWQRLNRQLAEQGIVVHGTGSDKEALRTSLRQFFIDQIFPILTPQVLDPAHPFPFIPNRGLGVIFDLQRRSSGETVRELVMIPASLPRFVPVPGESSGFVPIEYLIELFGDLLFPGFVIRSLGVFRIIRDSDIELEEEAEDLVRLFRTAIRRRRRGRVILMEIEADMPAEIAAVLNADIQGHEAIVAKIGGFIGLAALSALVDVDRPDLKFPAYSPRFPERIREHGGDCFAAIRSKDIVVHHPYESFDVVVSFLRQAAADPDVVAIKQTLYRAGNQSPVIRALIEAAEAGKSVTAVVELKARFDEEQNLLWANQLERAGVQVVYGFIEWKTHAKISMVVRREGQGYRTYCHFGTGNYHPVTARIYTDLSFFTADPRAGRDAAQLFNYITGYVEPERLELITMSPLNMRQHLSELIDTEIAAARAGRPSGVWAKMNSIVDPDIIDKLYEASAAGVPIELIVRGICCLRPGVPGLSDTIRVKSVVGRFLEHSRVWAFANGAPLPSRAARLYISSADWMPRNFDRRVEYMIPIENPTVHDQILDQVLVANLIDNEQSWILQPDGTSRRVTPGDKPFNLHHYFMNNPSLSGRGTALHQRQDVPTLAYGLRED; encoded by the coding sequence ATGACGACGGCCGGACAATCGCTGCGCGCAGACAACGATGCCGACACCGCATCCACGCCGCCGGCCTTCGGTCCCGAACGCTTCTTCAATCGCGAATTGTCGTGGCTCGCCTTCAACCGGCGGGTGATGGAGGAAGCGCGCAATCCCGCGCATCCGCTGCTCGAACGCCTGCGCTTCCTGTCGATTTCGGGCAGCAACCTCGACGAATTTTTCATGGTCCGCGTCGCGGGGCTGAAGGGGCAGCAGCTGCAGGGGATCGACGATCCGTCCGCCGACGGCCGCTCGCCGGGACAGCAGCTTGCCGAGATCGAGGCCGAAGTGAACCGCCTCGTCGATCAGCAGCAGAGCGAATGGCAACGGCTCAATCGCCAGCTCGCCGAACAGGGGATCGTCGTTCACGGCACCGGGTCGGACAAGGAGGCGCTGCGCACGAGCCTTCGCCAGTTTTTCATCGACCAGATTTTCCCGATCCTGACGCCGCAGGTGCTCGATCCGGCGCATCCCTTTCCCTTCATCCCCAACCGCGGTCTCGGCGTCATTTTCGACCTTCAGCGCCGGTCCAGCGGCGAAACGGTCCGCGAACTGGTGATGATCCCCGCTTCGCTGCCGCGCTTCGTGCCGGTGCCGGGGGAAAGCAGCGGTTTCGTGCCGATCGAATATCTGATCGAGCTGTTCGGCGACCTGTTGTTCCCCGGTTTCGTGATCCGTTCATTGGGCGTCTTTCGCATCATCCGCGACAGCGACATCGAACTGGAGGAAGAGGCCGAGGATCTCGTCCGCCTGTTCCGCACCGCGATCCGCCGCCGCCGCCGTGGCCGCGTGATCTTGATGGAGATCGAGGCGGACATGCCGGCTGAAATCGCCGCGGTGCTCAATGCCGATATTCAGGGGCACGAGGCGATCGTCGCCAAGATCGGCGGCTTCATCGGGCTTGCGGCGCTCTCCGCGCTCGTCGATGTCGATCGCCCCGACCTTAAATTCCCCGCCTATTCGCCGCGCTTTCCCGAACGCATCCGCGAACATGGCGGCGACTGTTTCGCGGCGATTCGGTCGAAGGACATCGTCGTTCACCACCCCTATGAAAGCTTCGACGTCGTCGTTTCCTTCCTGCGGCAGGCGGCGGCCGATCCCGATGTCGTCGCGATCAAGCAGACGCTCTACCGCGCGGGCAACCAGTCGCCGGTGATTCGCGCGCTGATCGAGGCGGCGGAGGCGGGCAAGTCGGTGACCGCGGTCGTCGAACTCAAGGCGCGTTTCGACGAGGAGCAGAATCTCCTCTGGGCGAACCAGCTCGAACGCGCTGGGGTGCAGGTCGTTTACGGCTTCATCGAATGGAAAACCCACGCCAAGATTTCGATGGTCGTGCGCCGCGAAGGGCAGGGGTATCGCACCTATTGCCACTTCGGCACCGGCAACTACCATCCGGTGACCGCGCGCATCTACACCGATTTGAGCTTCTTCACCGCCGATCCGCGCGCGGGGCGCGACGCGGCGCAGCTGTTCAACTACATCACCGGATATGTCGAACCCGAACGGCTCGAACTCATCACCATGTCGCCGCTCAACATGCGCCAGCATCTCAGCGAGCTGATTGACACCGAAATCGCGGCGGCAAGGGCAGGTCGTCCGTCGGGGGTGTGGGCCAAGATGAACAGCATCGTCGATCCCGACATCATCGACAAGCTGTATGAGGCGAGCGCCGCCGGCGTGCCGATCGAACTGATCGTGCGCGGCATCTGCTGCCTGCGTCCCGGCGTCCCCGGCCTGTCCGACACGATCCGCGTCAAATCGGTCGTCGGTCGCTTTTTGGAACACAGCCGCGTGTGGGCCTTTGCCAATGGCGCGCCGCTGCCCAGCCGCGCCGCGCGGCTTTACATAAGCAGCGCCGACTGGATGCCGCGCAATTTCGACCGCCGCGTCGAATATATGATCCCGATCGAAAATCCGACCGTTCACGACCAGATTCTCGACCAGGTGCTCGTCGCGAACCTGATCGACAATGAACAAAGCTGGATATTGCAGCCCGATGGCACATCGCGGCGGGTGACGCCGGGCGACAAGCCTTTTAACCTGCATCATTATTTCATGAACAACCCCTCGCTGTCGGGCCGCGGCACGGCGCTTCATCAGCGTCAGGATGTCCCGACGCTCGCCTATGGCCTTCGCGAAGATTGA
- a CDS encoding Ppx/GppA family phosphatase, with amino-acid sequence MALLRTSKPAVHRSAVIDIGSNSVRLVVYEGPARAPAVIFNEKVAAGLGRGLAIDGRIADADAERGLTALRRYALLARHMEVKELVCVATAAVRDAANGPDFIAAAAEAGLKIRLLSGEEEAQAAGYGVLSAIPDARGIAVDLGGGSLELAEVANGEVGRRASFPLGVLRLPALRRAGQQPFERAVRKMLRDAGWPGGMAGLPLYLVGGSWRALARLDLELTNDPLAVLDQHSFPRAALRRLVRATKRLSFEDLRAIPGMASNRAATLPDAAALLAALASIIDVPEMTVSSSGLREGLLYQALDASTRAQDPLIVAAEFEGRRLARFAPHGRAITEWIAPLFADEAPADSRVRLAASLLSDVAWSANPDFRAERGTEIGLHGNWRGIDIPGRILLARALHAGFGGADADFPAMGALVSADRLARARQWGLAIRLAQRLTGGIEAPLKASGIALVDGKLQLSLDRGWHHLAGESVERRLRALAQALGAKPELMLL; translated from the coding sequence TTGGCTCTGCTGCGCACCTCGAAACCGGCGGTCCATCGCTCGGCAGTCATCGACATCGGTTCCAACTCGGTCCGCCTTGTCGTTTATGAAGGACCGGCGCGCGCGCCGGCGGTGATCTTCAACGAAAAGGTCGCGGCGGGGCTCGGCCGCGGGCTGGCCATCGACGGCCGCATCGCCGACGCCGACGCCGAACGGGGGCTCACCGCGCTCCGCCGTTACGCGTTGCTCGCGCGCCATATGGAAGTGAAGGAGCTGGTTTGCGTCGCCACCGCCGCGGTGCGCGATGCGGCGAACGGCCCCGACTTCATCGCCGCCGCGGCCGAAGCCGGGCTCAAAATACGCCTGCTTTCGGGTGAGGAAGAGGCGCAAGCGGCGGGCTATGGCGTGCTGTCCGCCATCCCCGACGCGCGCGGTATCGCCGTCGACCTGGGCGGTGGCAGTCTCGAACTCGCCGAGGTCGCAAATGGCGAGGTCGGCCGCCGCGCCTCCTTTCCGCTGGGCGTGTTGCGACTGCCGGCGCTGCGGCGGGCGGGGCAGCAACCGTTCGAGCGCGCGGTGCGCAAGATGCTGCGCGATGCGGGCTGGCCGGGGGGCATGGCCGGCCTGCCGCTCTATCTCGTCGGCGGTTCGTGGCGCGCGCTGGCGCGCCTCGACCTCGAACTGACCAACGATCCGCTCGCGGTGCTCGACCAGCATAGCTTCCCGCGCGCGGCGCTCCGCCGCCTCGTCCGCGCGACCAAGCGGCTGAGCTTCGAGGACCTGCGCGCGATTCCCGGCATGGCGTCGAACCGCGCCGCGACCTTGCCCGATGCCGCGGCGCTGCTCGCGGCGCTCGCCAGCATCATCGACGTTCCCGAAATGACCGTTTCGTCCTCGGGACTGCGCGAGGGGTTGCTCTATCAGGCGCTCGACGCATCGACGCGCGCGCAGGATCCGCTGATCGTCGCAGCGGAGTTCGAGGGGCGCCGCCTTGCGCGCTTCGCGCCGCACGGCCGCGCGATCACCGAATGGATCGCGCCGCTCTTTGCCGACGAAGCGCCCGCCGACAGCCGCGTGCGCCTTGCCGCCAGCCTGCTCAGCGATGTCGCCTGGTCTGCCAACCCCGATTTCCGCGCCGAACGCGGCACCGAAATCGGCCTGCACGGCAACTGGCGCGGCATCGACATTCCGGGGCGCATCCTGCTGGCGCGCGCGTTGCACGCCGGGTTTGGCGGCGCCGACGCCGATTTTCCCGCAATGGGCGCGCTGGTCAGCGCCGACCGGCTGGCGCGTGCGCGGCAATGGGGTCTGGCGATCCGGCTCGCGCAGCGGCTGACCGGCGGGATCGAGGCGCCGCTCAAAGCGAGCGGCATCGCGCTGGTCGATGGAAAATTGCAGCTCAGCCTCGATCGCGGCTGGCATCATCTGGCGGGCGAATCGGTCGAACGCCGCCTGCGCGCACTCGCACAGGCGCTGGGCGCGAAGCCCGAACTGATGCTGCTGTAG
- the purM gene encoding phosphoribosylformylglycinamidine cyclo-ligase, with the protein MDSKQNKPAAYTYAGAGVSIETGNALVRAIAPLARATRRPGADADLGGFGGFFDLKAAGFSDPLLVAANDGVGTKLKLAIESGRHDGVGIDLVAMCANDLIVQGAEPLFFLDYYATGKLDNDVATAVVASIAEGCKQAGCALIGGETAEMPGMYSAGDYDLAGFCVGAVERDEVLTADKVAAGDVILGLASSGVHSNGFSLVRRLAADKGWKLDRPALFDQTVLLIDALMAPTRIYVKSLLRLVKTGKIHALAHITGGGLLENIPRVLPKTLHAHVDADAWDQPRLMAFLQAQGNIEPEEMARTFNCGIGMAVVVAEADMVDVTAALEAAGETVFRIGHIAAGKKGCTVSGSAETWSARAAWSATHHG; encoded by the coding sequence ATGGATTCCAAGCAGAACAAACCCGCCGCCTACACCTATGCCGGCGCCGGAGTGTCGATCGAGACCGGCAATGCGCTGGTCCGTGCCATCGCCCCGCTGGCCCGCGCGACGCGGCGGCCGGGCGCCGACGCCGACCTTGGCGGCTTTGGCGGCTTCTTCGACCTGAAGGCCGCGGGGTTCAGCGATCCGTTGCTCGTGGCGGCGAACGATGGCGTGGGCACGAAGCTCAAGCTTGCGATCGAATCGGGGCGCCATGATGGCGTCGGCATCGATCTGGTCGCGATGTGCGCCAACGATTTGATCGTGCAAGGTGCCGAACCGCTGTTTTTCCTCGATTATTATGCGACGGGCAAGCTCGACAACGATGTCGCCACCGCCGTGGTCGCGAGCATCGCCGAAGGGTGCAAGCAGGCGGGTTGCGCGCTGATCGGCGGCGAGACCGCCGAGATGCCGGGCATGTATTCGGCCGGCGACTATGACCTCGCGGGCTTCTGCGTGGGCGCGGTCGAGCGCGACGAGGTGCTGACCGCCGACAAGGTTGCGGCGGGCGACGTGATTCTTGGCCTCGCCTCGTCGGGCGTCCATTCCAACGGCTTTTCACTCGTGCGGCGCCTCGCGGCCGACAAGGGCTGGAAGCTCGACCGCCCGGCGCTGTTCGACCAGACGGTCCTGCTGATCGACGCGCTGATGGCGCCGACGCGCATCTATGTGAAGAGCCTGCTCCGGCTGGTGAAGACGGGCAAGATTCATGCGCTCGCGCATATCACCGGCGGCGGTTTGCTTGAAAATATTCCGCGCGTGCTGCCCAAGACGCTACACGCGCATGTGGATGCCGATGCGTGGGATCAACCGCGACTGATGGCGTTCCTGCAGGCGCAGGGCAATATCGAGCCCGAGGAAATGGCCCGCACCTTCAACTGCGGGATCGGCATGGCCGTAGTCGTGGCGGAAGCCGATATGGTAGACGTGACCGCGGCGCTCGAAGCAGCGGGCGAAACAGTGTTTCGGATCGGCCATATCGCCGCGGGGAAAAAGGGCTGCACGGTGAGCGGCAGCGCCGAAACCTGGAGCGCGCGCGCAGCGTGGAGTGCGACGCACCACGGATAA